One stretch of Paroedura picta isolate Pp20150507F chromosome 13, Ppicta_v3.0, whole genome shotgun sequence DNA includes these proteins:
- the LOC143822828 gene encoding syntaxin-3-like encodes MKDRLEELRNRVNEDGDSLDLEETLSFDNPVFQEGESSPMSKVFQEINSLSLALGKLEELSEDIDRKQQQVLCCTTEESICKEKKELSQFKNDFTKEAKTIQPKLNSIRETLTKGGEQRLAISRIRHNQLSVLIGRYRDIITGHYAKETQYVEKLKEQIRRQTELAGLSLRDEDIKQLVESPVAPRIVGQDLEVLKAKQHLAMAHVRHQQLLDLEAQITELHSLFLHMEVLIAEQQEVINSVEYNVLHTLDYISQSNNEVKKALKYERQSRFSALLSTLVGLCACCTCLSCVAMPSIVR; translated from the coding sequence ATGAAGGACAGACTGGAGGAACTGAGAAATCGAGTTAACGAGGATGGGGACTCTCTGGATCTGGAAGAGACCCTCTCCTTTGACAACCCTGTCTTCCAAGAGGGAGAGAGTAGCCCGATGAGCAAAGTCTTCCAGGAAATCAACAGCCTCTCCTTGGCCCTTGGTAAGCTGGAGGAATTATCTGAGGATATtgacaggaagcagcagcaggttcTGTGCTGTACAACAGAGGAGAGCATCTGCAAAGAGAAAAAAGAGCTCAGCCAGTTTAAGAACGATTTCACCAAGGAGGCCAAAACCATTCAGCCAAAGCTCAACAGCATCCGGGAGACGCTGACCAAGGGTGGTGAGCAGCGATTGGCCATCAGCCGCATCCGCCACAACCAGCTCTCCGTCCTCATTGGCCGCTACCGTGACATCATCACCGGCCATTACGCCAAGGAGACCCAATACGTGGAGAAGCTGAAGGAGCAGATCAGGAGGCAAACAGAACTGGCGGGCTTAAGCTTGCGGGATGAGGACATCAAGCAGCTGGTGGAGAGCCCAGTGGCGCCGCGCATCGTTGGGCAAGACCTGGAAGTGCTCAAAGCCAAGCAGCATCTGGCCATGGCTCACGTACGCCACCAGCAGCTGCTCGACTTGGAAGCTCAGATCACAGAGCTGCATTCCCTCTTCTTACACATGGAAGTCTTGATCGCTGAACAGCAGGAGGTCATCAACAGCGTGGAGTACAATGTCTTGCACACCCTCGACTACATCTCCCAGTCCAACAACGAGGTCAAGAAAGCCCTCAAATACGAGCGGCAATCCCGCTTTTCTGCCCTGTTGTCCACTCTGGTGGGACTCTGTGCTTGTTGCACGTGCTTATCATGTGTGGCCATGCCCAGCATAGTGCGGTGA